The nucleotide window caatatcgtgccaCGGCGAagtcaagcccgggatgtgatgggggtttgggctgggatgtgacaaaggGGGTGAGGTTGGATTCTTTTTAGtctttgttatatatattttttgctcTCAAATCTcacaaaatccacaacttattgaaatcctccaaaatctttatttttttaatacatttagatttggatggattttaaaatcttttaaaatattttaattgactacatctagatttgaatggattctaaaatcctttaaaatcttttaattgactacattAGGATTTTAAAGCCTTTTAAAATCCTCTCAAATCCAAATTTGACTACACTCTTTTAATCATTTCTTTTTGCTTATCAGTTCTTTTATAATATTTCATTCTAAACTATTTCAATTTGGATAGTAATCTatacacacttatttttactttctacacattcttttaattatcaataaaaaaaattaaaaaaaaatcaatgacaaaaaaataataagtgCGAAAAAGTAAACcgttaaacattttttttggtGTGAGCGGAAACGTTATACTAGTTTTCTCTATTATAATTTataggcctaatcggataaatggtccccgtggtcataaggtattcggatgatagcccatgtggtaaaaaaattcggatttaaacccatgtggtctaagtctattaggatttatgcccttctgtcATTCCTCTATTAGGTTTAGGTTggccaaatcggataaatggtctccGTGGTCATAAGGAATTTGGaagatagcccctgtggtagaAAAAacttggatttaaataatttttaattcatttcttcttttctttttttaaataatttttttttaaaatgtaaattaattatttaaataaaagacatatatctatatatataaagtgagcatcctaaaatggtgaaacattcaaaataccataaattgtcctttaagaatttcataaattacaattgaaccaaaagaagctaaagtatttaaccatatttttattttgaatgaatttaatatttaaaattatagaaaaaaaaaacaaaacctcccacattagtgggtggtttcacgtttttaattcatttctttttttttaaatattttttaaaaaaatatgtaaattaattatttaaataaaaaatatataaaaatgtcaATTGCCACACGCGTATGCGTGTGGCAAGAGGCTAGTAAAGAATTAATTAATCGGTTGGATATTCGGGAGTCAAAAACTCGTTAATTTTATAAaggcattttgaattatttgatttattatcctgaattttaatgaattatGTGATTTATTAGTTCCACCTCATTCTGTCGCGTCTCCTTAGAGAAACTCTGCTTCACCTGTAAGCTTAGTGGAGAAATGACAGAACCTCTAGTttcgggcataaatcctaacaaacttagaccacaggggtttaaatccgaattttttttaccacagggaccatttatccgattttgccaacctaaacctaatggaggaatgacaaaaaggcataaatcctaacagacttagaccacaagggtttaaatcctaacaaactgtcaccacaggggctatcatccgaataccttatgaccacagggaccatttatccgattaggcctaaTTTATACTTCATATTTTAAACAACTATATTTATGAGCTTTGAACTCTGAGAAAGTGGAAATTGGTTGACACTACTCCCGATAATCATTGACctcaattttttatatttttaacaataataaaaagaaaaaaaagtaatgttagggagactaaatttataaactaaataatgtgtcaccaataaaaatgaatacgtttatcaacatttaagtgataaatcaatcatcaacttccatgtcctttagttttcaaaactttatctataaatttagtttCACTAGCATTatccaaaaaaaatattgttacaACATtttcaaatgagatgtcaaaaaaTCCACGTGGACGGTTTGACATAAAAAAAGGAGATACCAAAATTCTACATAGATTAACATTTTCTactttgctgtcaaatttgaaagCAACGGTAAAAATTTCCTTTTGTTGTATTATAGTGACAAGCccacatatttatttattattatattatggGCCCActtaattatataaattataaaaaaaaattaatttgacatCTCAACTAGAGTAAGCGacttttaaaatgttattttgccACAATAGCTATAAAAACGAAATTTGACATTTTAATTTAATATCTCCATCAGAGATaatcttataaataaaattacgtTACGACGCATAAAATTTGGCACCCTGACACTTTAACCAACTACATTGACGAATTTATTGAAATTGGTCCAAAGGTGTGGTAGCTAGCATGAAGGTGGAAAGAGAGTTCATGACACATACTATAATACAATCAAATTAACCAGAAAAACCTTAAAGTTGTAGCATTTTTCTTGCTTCCTTTGGTAGTTACATGTTCATGGCATCGTATGAATTGGAACCTCAACTCCTTTCCAAATGAAGGCTGTCTCAATTGATTAGGTCCCAAAAGTCACATAAGAAATGCCACTAGATGTAGCTTGAGCAAAAAGGCAGGGCTCATCAGAAAACCCAGCAGCACATCATGCTTGCTTGAAGCTCTTCTCACTTGAAAAACTTTCGGAATCCGTTGAAGATTGTTAGAGCTTTCAGTTCACCGCTTCTTATGTCCCTCAATCTCCTTCTCAGTATCTGAAACCAGTCACGACTTCGTAATCAGCCAAACAAAATAAGGCAGATTTTGCTATGAAGCACAACAGTAATGCATAATCCTTGCAGAAGACATGCAATCTCAGCCGGAACTTTTATTGTTTAAGTTCTTGAGCTCATAAGATCAACTCATTACTCATCCACAATTTTCAGTTATTCTTTTTTGAAAATCTCCGGTGATCACAACGTTTTCAGCTAAGGTAAAGCAGAAACATATGAGGCACAGAGCACAGAGTGAATCAAAGAAGCATTCACAAGAGCTAAGCTGTGTCAAAACTTAGATTAAAAGCACACAACAGATGAAACCTGCTTCAGTCTTATTAGAACAATCAATCTATAGAAAACGAAAGATGTAATTTTCTTACATATTGCGCACGAAATAGGATTCTCCGCTCACTAGTACTCAAGTCTACCGCTAGCTGTTTCAGAAACAACCTTCGGTTTAGTTGCTTTGGAGACGtcacatccaaatccatggatccaCTTGCCTGTCAGCGAAAAATCAATCGTgggtttcaatgtttaaatctCTCAGCTTCAACCGACCTAGAGTGTTCATAGAGTCATGGACAGATGTAGAAATTCTGTTGCAAATCAGTCCCTCACCTGTAAGAATTTGTTATACTTTGATATGCTGGCTTCACAGGTGTCCAGTATAAACTGTAACGCTTCTTCCTCTATTTCACTGTATCGTAAATCCTTCTTCGCTGTAGATTTGTTTGATGCTGCAGCAGCCATCTACAGTAAAGAACTTTCAGATAATGTTCAACAATATGGAAACTTTGATTAACAATAGGAAGCTAAAACTGTCGCACCTCATCAAATTGTCCACTCATACTTGGAGGACTCACGGCTAAATAAGCGTACGCCATTAGCTCCAATGGCCAACCGGTGATTTGCATAGGGTAGCACTGAGATCTgcttgataaaaaataaagtttgGTATCCCAGATTGGTACAACGTAAAGGAGGAACATAAATTTTGGAGATTCAACTGAAAGAGGGAAAGGAATGGAAAGAGTGACTGAAGACTAAGCATGATTTTTCTGAGCTATCGGGTACTCACGCTGACAATCCATACTTTCTCAAAACTTCCAACTTCTCCTTATAACATTTGTCGGATTTTGAAAGCGACAGTGGCAGCTCAACAGAATCTCTAGGGTTGGTGCCCTCccttggaacaaacccataagaTAGCAACAGCTCTCCGTTAGATTTCTTTCCATAGGAAATGAAAACCTGCATTAAGTGACCAAAAGCATCACTAGAGGTCTTGATTTCTTTGCAACTTCAACAACGGATTTAGACCTaaagttgtgaaaaaaaatattgtttacCTGCTCACCTGGCTCATATGCCACATCTGTTGAAAAGACAACTCCCTGTGACGATTTATCATAATCCAAAAATGCGTCTACCTACACCAGTCAAATTAAGATGCACAATGTGAGTAAAATCTGTGCAGCTCATACTTCGGGTTGTGTTTATTAAAAGAGACTCATTGACAGACCTTACAACTATGATTCAGCATATCTGCCCAAGGAACCAACGCAACCTTTCCACCCAATGAGGGTAACCGAACCTGTGCTTAGGAGAAAGAAGATGTTGTGGTCATGTTTTCGACAAATCACTGTGCTTAGGAAATATCCAATATCACACTTCAACCTACTTCTGGATTTCATATCAGAATTTTAGACCTAGAAGCAGAGAAATTTTGAGTAATTCCTTCCAATTAATTGACGGTCACATCATTACACATCATAAATTTGTGCACTTTACTTATATTAACAACcaaatcgtcatcatcatcacacaCTGAACACAATTTGACACCATTCTGCAGATACAGAAACAAATTTACGATGGCAGTGTCATTATCAACAGAATAGTTAACTCACCAAGCGGGAGAAAAGAATTCCAAATGACCATTTGAAGGTTTCAATGTTGAACACCTGTAAACAAAACATGGAGCGGAGTAAAAAAGTCGCACATGGTGAAAAAACGAAGAAGATATGTGGCTATATTCAACACTAGCAACACGCATTGAGCTCATCGTTTAAGTTTAATACCTCTTCAGGAAATAAAGCAGGATACTTGGAAAATATCCTCATCCTTAAATCGTTGTATCTGCACCAGAGAGGAATAAGTATTCAGCCCCATAACTACGAGATCATGATTCATGAAGTTGGACTCACCGAAGCACTATTATCATTCGAGAATAACATACGTCAAATATTTCAAATGAAGAAAATTATACTAACAAATACAAGGCCATACGTTCCAACAACATTAGTAACTCTTTCAATCGCCCGTTGCCTGATCTGTGATGCTTCCAAATACCGATCAAGTTCTTCGCGAGTCCTGAAAGGATACAATAAGGCTGTAGAAAAATCTGAGAGTAGACTCTTCCCAAAGTAAATGACAGACTCGTAAAATTCCGCCATCAAAACATGGAAAGGAGGTAGTTACTAGTTAGTTAGTACTTACCAATACAGAAGGGAATAAGGCTGTCTTGGTAGGGCAGAGATATAGTTGCTCCATCTAGAAGATTGAAGGTAACTTGCTTCACTGATCAGATAGGTTGCCAGAAATGGCCAATCAGGTACGCCGTTTTTCTTCAACACTTCACCAGCCTCACCGCAAGTCCATTCCTAACATTTACAAACACGGCAAAACAAGCACTTTCAGAATGGCTGCGCTTGGAATAACATTTGGCCGAAAAAGTTAAAATTGCTTATGGGTTATAAAAGCAGTTAGAAGTGCTTTCTAGAGAAGCACCTAGTTTTcagaaaacacttccaaatgCTTTTTCAAAAATCACTTGAATTTTTAGTAAACATTTAATGTAATTCTATGAAAGCACTTATGAGCAGAAGTGTCTTCTAAAGAAGCATTTTCAACTGGAGTTGTACGCATAACACATAATTACTGGCAGTTAAACCACTATATTAAGGGGCCCGTTTCAGGCCTAAAAGCACTTCTGGAAACGTTTGACAGAAATTCTATATCTAAAGTGCTTTTGAATGACAAAACACTTTTAGTGCTTTGCCGAGAAGCGCCTACAAATGTATCTTCAAGTGGCACTGCTTTACCAAGAAGCACTTCCGGGCAAAACCGCTTATGAGGAGAagtgcatcttacataaacacAAGTAAAAGTGCTTTCTAGAAATGCACGTCCAAACAGGAGTGTCCAATTCGTGCACAAAACATATAATTaccggcatccaaattaaaaagcaaagaaaatttAGAAGAATCTTACAGAGTCAGCAGTGATAAACAGAGAGGGAGGCACAAAGAGCAGCTTCTCCCCCTTCCTTATATTCTTCAAAGCAACCAGTCCCCTCTCCCCAACTTCCACTTTCTCTATCGCCATCTTCTGCGGCGGAAGCCCCGAATCCGTCAGCCATTTCTGCAGAGCAGAAGCGTTCTCCAAGGAGTCAATGTCGCAGCCCCACGGAATCTTCTGCGCCACCGTGGCCTTGGCGCCGTCGGTCGTGGAGACAGAGCACTGAACTGGGTTTCTACGGAAATTCAAAGGGAGCGAGTGGAATGTGTCGATTTTGTGTTGGGGGTGGAAGGTGGGGAGGAGAGTTGTCTGCAGAACTCTTGAAGCTTCAGCCATGGCTGTCGAAAGCGCAGAGAGTAAAAGAGAGGAGCCTTATCTGAGCGTTATGGTTTGGTTTGTGGTCGTTTTTGCGGTTAAGAAAAGGCGCCCTTTTATTATCACTCTCTGTTCATTTCTTTGTCTTGGGGTGAAAAtgtatttttgggtttttttaaaCGCAGTAACTCCTTACTAGTACTACgatttagtgttttttttttttttggggtagaAAGTTTACATGAGTGGATGCTTCAATATGTTCGTACTGTTACTATTATCGATACTTCAATTACATAATTATTGTTGCAAGTGGTCCTTTACCACAATGATAAAGAGGAGTGTTGCCCTTATATTACTGTGTAGGTTCAAACCCCGTTGGTAAGAATTgcaagggcataagccctttgCCCAATTGCCCCCTTGTTTTCGAACTGCTAGAGCTGTTTTCTGCAGCCCAAAGGCTCTTTAATCCAATTGCCCTACCGCTGGAGATGCTCTAAGAACAATGAAAAGCGTACATAAGACAAATATGCCAAAACATAATCAAGATGTGAGACACGCAAAAGAAAATGTCGCAATTTAACAGTTACAAACTCATCAGAATTACGATTCAATTCCTATAGGAAAtctttttgaaatgtcatatgaaaTTGTACGCAttttcaatttgtcatataaactaaaattttaagcaatttgtgATACCAACTTTttgaaatcattaatttgtcatatCTCCCTAActccgttaagttttccatcCAATATAAGTCATTTGCCTCGCACGTGACTTGTGTTTAGGGTTATTTCGGTCATTTTAATACCTTACTTCCCTTTTATTAAGTTGTATTCGACAAAAAAATTATAGGGTTTCTCAGGCAATGGAACAATATTTTTGATATGATAGCATAAAATGATCATGCAATGCACTCTCTTCTGTTTATTCCAAATATGTAATGATACACAAGTGGGAGTTCACATTTTAGCATGTCATGGGCTCTATAAATGAGAAACATGTTGATGTTTTGTGCCATATATGGAGTTGTAGATGCATATGCACTAAAAATTTAGGTGTTTGTactaaagaaaagttaaaaacttGTGAAAAGATGTTAAAATAACCTAAATAACCCCAAACACAATTCATGTGCCCACACATGACTTATATTTGATGGAAAACTTAACAAAGTTAGattgagatgacaaattaaaGATTTTGTAAAGTTGGTATCACAtattgcttaaaattttagtttatatgacaaattgaaaattatgaacaagttcatatgacatttcaaaaattaTGAACAAGTCCAACATTAAAACGTAACCAAGAGGTGACATGTGCCAACAAATGCAGTGGAACTCTTATCATTTTGATGGACTCAGCTAACTAAAAAGCAAAGAGCTTGAATAAGGAATGTCAAAATCCTATAACTTTATCAATCTTCCAAATATGTTGTTGGCTAATGCCACCCTCTTCTCCTGCAACTTCCCATCATTTCCACTAAAAAACCCAACGCTCAGAAATTCACCACTAAAATCCCAGAAGTTGACATTCTCAAAAAAgctcaaagtttcaatcttttctGCAACGCAGTTTTGCTAAACttcaagagtaaattgtagcaatggtctctcaactttaattaaattggagcaatgacctctcaactaaaaatccattatcattgATCCGTCAACTCATCAAACTatgtagctatggtccttttcgtgttaaaattttgtcaaaataagttatgtcgGAATGACCATTTCTACAATTAGGATCCCTCaattcatcaaaacgtgtagctatgctcattttcgtcaactttgtcggaattttgtcaaaattagtTATGTTTGAAGGACCactgctacaattgggttaaagttgagggaccatttctccaattggattaaataaagttaagggatcaatgataatagatttttagttgaaggatcataactgcacgttttgatgagttgaaggaccaatggtaatgaatttttagttgatggaccattactccaattgagttaaagttacgggaccattgctacaatttactcaaactTCAATCTTTACATCTCAGAAGCAGAAGAGTCGTCTCCAAATTTGTCAAAGTACCTTGAATGGTAAGAAACCAGAAGCTCCAGTTTTAAATGAGGGGGAAAATGGCAGTGCTAGGAAGAACTGGACGACTTCAATTTTGCTGTTTGTGTTATGGGGGCACTCATGTTCTATATGCTCACTCTTTCTCCAAATCAGACTCCGGTATTGTGCAATTCACGTTttaagtgatgaaatcataaaagtgcttttgttaGAGCATCTCTAATGGGAGTCCCTATTTAGGGACTCTCACCACGATTTTTTAGTACTCATTTCAGGACTTAAAAAGAATTTTTATGTCCTTAAAGGAATATTGCCTCCAATAGGAGAGTTCTTATGGTAGAATCCATACATTTAaggtttttacaattttatttgataatttgattagatgcacatttttttaatttatttaacatTACGTTCTCGAAAAATATTTTTGTGAACATTTTaagcaaaaaaattcaaatttggacaccaatttttttcttcacaaaaatGTAACTAGATTGAGTGAATTGATTATGAGTGAACTGAGAATAAGAGATGAAGTTGTAGTGAGTTTTGGTTGGATaatttggtatttataggaatgaTGAGAGAACAACATGAGAGAGTAACTCAAATTGAAACTATTAATCTCTCAACGGAAGCaatatgaaaagagaaaaaacaaaattgaaaaccaacatgAGAAAGTAACCTAAATTGAAACAGTTATTTAATTGGAACCGTTGATCTttcaatggtaaaaaaatttaaaaagcaGGAAATCAATCTAGACCTTCTATTTTAAatggttgaaaaaaaaataaggtcATGTGACTGGGACCCACACCTACTTTTCCACTTAAATTGTCCTATTAGGTCCACCATTTGAGTCCCTATAGAGTCTATATGGGGGTATATACACCAAGTATCTGGCAAGTCCCTATACTTTAGGGACTCACTTTCCGATCCATTGGAGATTCATTTTGTCTCTAGAGATGCTCTTAGCCTGTTTTGAAGTGCTTCTTTGaacttttagaagaaaaaaaaatcgaagtGCTTGCTGGAAAAGTAGTTGAAGTGCTACTTTCAAAGTGCTTTTCTTTCTAACCCATAAGCATGTTTAATTGTCATGAAGCATTTTTGGTAtctgaaagtgtttttagctATTCTAAAAGCATTTGTAAACAGGACCGAAATTAATTAGGCAGGATTCAATTTGGTTTGTTGAAGTAGTTGCGGTGTTTGCTAGAGCCTAGAAGCAAGGACATTTGATTGCAATCATGCTGTTATTCTTTTacatttgtgtttgtgtttgggTTCACTAAACTGCATCTGGAAGGTTTAATTTCATTGTTTCGTACTGAAACGGTTACTTCTGTCGAAAGACACTATTAATAGCAACAAGTGAAACTGCTAAAGGATGTTGCTTTCGAATTGAAGGaataatccctagctatgaTGTTATTTGAGGATTTCTTGGTTAAATGGCCATCCTGAAATGTATGATAGTTCAAAATGATAGTTCAATCAATTGATCTTTGCAATGTCTGCAAACTAGGCTCTTGGATTATCCTACATTTCACATTCTTAACGTACAGTCTTTTAACTTGGTTCTTTCAGTCAAGGGACATGTATTTCTTGAAGAAATTCTTGAATTTGAAGGGAGATGACGCTTTTAGAATGAATGAAGTGCTTGTGCCCATTTGGTACATAATGGGTTTCTTCCATCATCTTGAGTGTTTcttgtccccccccccccccccccccccatttttttcttttggtttgcgATTCTATTTATTTACTCGGAAGGATTATAGTGGATAGTTATCAGTGAGTCAAATAACTTTCTTCTTAAAAAGCTTTTGATGTAACACAACGAATGATGCCTCTTGGCTTGAGCTACCTAAGAGTTCACATCTCTTCTTAAAACCATTGCATGAGTGCAATACTAATTAGCCAAGTAGAAGGGCCAACCTGAGAGTGAGGCAAAAGCTGAGAACGGGCTTAAACTTACCATTCGAAGACCAAGTCAGAGTCTGCTGGGAAAGCCTtttacgagtagcatatatcaaagccataaaggatatgtatgatagAGCAAGGATtgtcgtaagaactcatgaggaacaaaccgaaagtttctccataactgtagggttacatcaaggctcatctttaagtccttacctttttgcattggtaatggatgagttaacggaacatattcaagatgatattctttggtgtatgcttttcgcagacgatatagtgttgatagatgaaattcAGGAAGGAATAAATGTGAAgtttaacctttggagagaaatgTTTGAATCCAAAGGTCTTCAGCTAAGTCGGTCAAAGATGgagtatatggagtgcaagtttagTTCAACCAGAGGCTCAAATGAGTTAGGGATGAGGATTGGAGAccaggaagtaccaaagagtgaCTGCTTTCGCTAtttatgatctatcttgcaaaagaacggagaattagatggagacctcaaccatagaatacaagttggatagATGACGTGAAAGCGTGCAtccagcgtgttgtgtgactATCGTATgctactgaagctcaagggaaatttTTATAGGTCGGCAATGCTTTATGGCACGGAATGTTAGatggtgaaacatcaacacgtacataaaatgggtgtagcggagatgagaatgcttcgttggatgtgtgggcacacgagaaatgataagattatgaatgaggatatccgaggtaaaataggagtagccgaaattaaaggaaagatgagagaaaatgggTTACGGTGATGtggacatgtgaaacgaaggcctactgacgctccagttaAAATATGCGATTACGGGATAGAAGTTCAAGGTCGAAGAGGTaaaagaagacctaggaagacttgaGAATAGActataagaaaagacttagagtacttggatatAACGGAAGATGTGACACAGTACCGAGCGCAATAACGTTCTAGGATTTATATAGCCGACACCACTTAatgggaaaagactttgttgttattgtttgtTATCCTATAATGTGCAGctcaagaagcaaagttcctgTCTGGCCTTTCTTGATACTTTCATGCTTTGGCGGGCCATACGCTCTTCTTCCCTATTTTGTACTGTGGAGACCACCGCCACCTCCTGTCGATGAAAGTGAGCTCACAAGAAGGCCTCTCAACTTTCTTGGATCCAAATTAACTGCTTGGGAAAGAAACTTTTCACTTCCTGTTCACACTCAACTTTCTGGAAGATACCGTTTAGCATCAGACGGAAACATTCAACCGATCTTACAATTTGATATTTCCTTTGTTTCTCCCTCCTTTTATGTTGTAAACTTGTATTTACTCATCGATAAATGACGATCATTGAAGTGACAATCTGAATATTTTCGCGTAAATAGTTGAAACATAGTCGTAGTAACATTGATTTTTTCGATATGATTTTTCGATCATTGTAAAATGGAACTCCGTTTTGGGTCTACAAC belongs to Malus sylvestris chromosome 17, drMalSylv7.2, whole genome shotgun sequence and includes:
- the LOC126610805 gene encoding ribulose-1,5 bisphosphate carboxylase/oxygenase large subunit N-methyltransferase, chloroplastic — encoded protein: MAEASRVLQTTLLPTFHPQHKIDTFHSLPLNFRRNPVQCSVSTTDGAKATVAQKIPWGCDIDSLENASALQKWLTDSGLPPQKMAIEKVEVGERGLVALKNIRKGEKLLFVPPSLFITADSEWTCGEAGEVLKKNGVPDWPFLATYLISEASYLQSSRWSNYISALPRQPYSLLYWTREELDRYLEASQIRQRAIERVTNVVGTYNDLRMRIFSKYPALFPEEVFNIETFKWSFGILFSRLVRLPSLGGKVALVPWADMLNHSCKVDAFLDYDKSSQGVVFSTDVAYEPGEQVFISYGKKSNGELLLSYGFVPREGTNPRDSVELPLSLSKSDKCYKEKLEVLRKYGLSASQCYPMQITGWPLELMAYAYLAVSPPSMSGQFDEMAAAASNKSTAKKDLRYSEIEEEALQFILDTCEASISKYNKFLQASGSMDLDVTSPKQLNRRLFLKQLAVDLSTSERRILFRAQYILRRRLRDIRSGELKALTIFNGFRKFFK